The genomic region GAGGAGAACGCCTGAGGGGGGAACGCCTGGGGGGGGAACGCCCAAGGGGGCAACGCGGCAGACCAGTCAGCAGGCCATGTCGGACACCGGTATCTCGATGGATAGCCCGACCGGCCCGGCCGTCTCACCGCCGCGCGGAAGCAGGCGGGCCTTCGGGAACGACGGATGGCACGGACCGGAAGCCCGTGCCATCCTGTGCCGTGCCGTCCCGGCCCGTGCCGTGCCGTGCCGTCCCGGCCCGTGCCGTCCCTTCGGTGCGGGAGACCCGTCCGCCCTGGTGAACTCCGGAAGTCAGCGCACCGGAAAGGTCCTATCCCGGCCAGACGATCGACTGCGTCTCGCTGTACGCGTGCAGCGCGTACGAGCCCACGTCCCGGCCCACCCCGCTCTGCTTGAACCCGCCGAACGGCGCCTCCATGTTGCGGCCGATGGTGTTCACGCCCACCCCGCCCGCCCGCAGCTGCCGCGCCACCCGGAACGCCTTCGCCACGTCGCCCGACCAGACGTAGTCGAGCAGGCCGTACTCGCTGTCGTTGGCCAGGGCGATGCCCTCCTCCTCGTCGTCGAAGGGGACGACCACGACGACCGGGCCGAAGATCTCCTCGCGTACCACCCGCATGTCGTTCGTGCAGTCGGCGAGCAGCGTGGGCGTGACGTAGAAGCCCTTGTCGAAGGCGGGGCGTTCGCCGCCCGCGACGACGGTCGCGCCTTCCTTGCGGCCGAGTTCGACGTACGACTCGATGCGGTCGCGGTGCGCCGCCGAGATGACCGGGCCGACGACCGTGCCCCGTACCGTCGGGTCGCCGACCTTCAAGTAGCCCATGTACGCGGCCAGTTGGGTGACCAGCTGGTCGTAGATGCCGCGCTGGGCCAGGACGCGGGTGGGGGCCGTGCAGATCTGGCCGCTGTAGAAGGCGAACGTCGTGCCGATCCCGGCGACCGCCGAGTCGAGGTCCGCGTCGTCGAAGACCACGGCCGCGCCCTTGCCGCCGAGCTCCATCAGCTGCCGTTTCATGCCCCGGCCGCAGACCTCCGCGATGCTCCGGCCGACGCCGGTGGAGCCGGTGAAGCTGACCATGTCGACGTCCGGGGAGTCGACGGCCGCCTCGCCCACCTCCGTACGGGTCCCGCTGACCACGTTCACCACCCCGCGCGGCACACCGGCCTCGGCCAGCGCCTCCGCCATGCGGTAGACGGAGAGCGGGTCCTGCGGGGCGGGTTTCACGACCACCGTGTTGCCCATGGCGAGCGCGGGTGCGATCTTGCCCGCCGGGTTGGCCCAGGGGTTGTTGTACGAGGTGATGCAGGTGACGACCCCGACCGGCTGGCGCACGGCGAGCGCGCCGAAGACGCCTGCCTTGCCCATCGGCCCGGCTTCGTTGATCTGCGGGGGCAGCCCGGTCTCGACCGGTTCCAGGGCGCCCTTCGCGTACCGCCGGAAGCGGGACACGCCCACCCCGACCTGCATCCCGCGCGCGGTGCCGGTGGTGGCGCCGCTCTCCGCCTGGGCGAGTTCCGCGTACGGCAGGAACTCCCGCTGCATGATGCCGGCGGCCCGGTCGAGGATCGCCGCCCGCTCCTCCGGCTTCGTACGCGACCAGCCGGCGAAGGCCGCTCGGGCGGCTGCCGCCGCCGCGTACACCTGCTCGCGGCTGGCCTCCGGCGCCGGGCCCACGCTCTCCTCGGTCGCCGGGTTGATCACGTCGTAGTGGCCGCGGTCGGGTGCGACCCACTCGCCGTCGATGAACAGACCTTGTTCCGCACTCACTTGTTCCGCACTCACTTGGTGGCCACCGTCCTGGTGTCGCGGCCGGAGCGGAGCACCGTGCCCGGTACCGCGCCGGTGATCTCGTCGTCCCTGATGGTCTCGACCCCGTTGACCCGTACCGACACGATGCCGATGGCCCGCGAGTCGAGGCGGGGGCTGTCGCCGGGCAGGTCGTGCACGAGCGTCGCGGGCCCCGCCGCTATCCGTTCCGGGTCGAAGAGCACCAGGTCCGCGTGGAAGCCCTCCTCGATCCGGCCCCGCTCACGCAGCCCGAACAGCTGCGCCGGGTCGTCCGTCAGCATCTTCACCGCCGCTTCGAGGCCGACGAGCTTCCGGCCGCGCAGGCAGTCCCCGAGGAAACGGGTGGTGTACGGGGCGCCGCACATCCGGTCCAGGTGCGCGCCCGCGTCCGAACCGCCGAGCATGACGTCCTCGTGTTCCCAGGTCCGCTGCCGCAGCGCCCAGGAGTCCGGGTCGTTGTCGGTGGGCATCGGCCAGAGGACCGTGCGCAGCTGGTCGTTGGCGCAGATCTCGACGAGGCAGTGGAACGGCTCCTGGCCGCGCTCGGCGGCGATGTCGTTCACCACCCGGCCGCTGAGTCCTTCGTTGGCGTCGGAGTAGGTGTCGCCGATGACGTACCGCCCGAAGTTGGCGAGCCGCCGGAAGACCCCGGCCTCCTTGCTGTCCGCGCGGCGCAGCATCTCCGCCCGTACGTCGGGGTCGCGCAGCTTCGCGATCCGCTCGGGCACCGGCAGCGACAGGATGTCGCCCCAGCCGGGGATCAGGTTCAGCGCGCAGAAGGTGCCCAGCGACATGTTCATCGGGGTGAGGATCGGCATGGTCAGCGCGACGATCCGGCCGCCCGCGGCGCGCGCCCGTTCGCTGGCGCCGAGCTGGCGCGGTACGCGGTCGGGTTCGGCGGCGTCGATCGTCAGCACGTTCCAGTTGAGCGGCCGGCCCGCGGCTGCGCTCATCTCCACGAAGAGATCGATCTCCGCGTCGCTGAACTGGTCGAGGCACCCGGAGACGATCGCCTCGATCTGGGTGCCCTCGTGCTCCCCGACCGCCTTCGACAGGGCGAGCAGTTCGGCGGGCCCGGCGTGCCGGGAGGCGACGGGCTTGCCGTCACCGTCGGAGTGGGTGGAGGACTGCGTGGTGGAGAACCCCCAGGCGCCCGCGTCCATCGCCTCGTGGAAGATCCGCAGCATCTCGGCCAGTTGCTCCCCGGTGGGCTGCCCGCCGATCGCGTCGGGGCCCATGACGTGCCTGCGCAGGGCGCAGTGTCCCACCATGAAACCGGCGTTGACCGCGGTACGGCCGTCCAGGGCGTCCAGGTACTCGGCGAACGTCGACCAGTTCCAGGGCGCGCCCTCTTCCAGCGCGACCAGCGACATGCCCTCGACCTTGGACATCATGCGGCGCGTGTAGTCGGCGTCGTCGGGCCGGTCCGGGTTGAGCGGGGCGAGGGTGAAGCCGCAGTTGCCGCCGGCGACGGTGGTCACGCCGTGGTTCATGGACGGGGTGGCGTACGGGTCCCAGAACAGCTGGGCGTCGTAGTGCGTGTGCGGGTCGACGAAACCCGGGGCGAGGACGAGGCCGGTGGCGTCCTCGGTGGTGGTGGCGGGCTCGGGGACGGTGCCGGGTTCGGCGATGACGGCGATACGGCCGTCCCGGATGCCGAGGTCGGCGACGTACGAGGGGGCGCCGGTGCCGTCCACGACGGTTGCGTTGCGGATGAGGTGGTCGAGCATGGGGGTGGGTCCCTTCTGTACGGGTGGGGTGGGCGGGGCGGGGTGCGACCTGGGGTGGCGGTCGGGCCCCTTGTCCTCAGGCGCCGGACGGGCTGGATGTGGCCTGGCGCGTCCGGCGGGTGGTTTTCGTCCTCAAGCGCCGGACGGGCTGGGAGTGGGCCCGACGTGCGCCGGCCTCTGGCAGTAACTTCCGGCGGGCGACGGAGCATGCGCAACCACATCGAGCCCGGCCGGCGATTGGGGCCACACCCCGGCCGGGCAGGCCAGGCCCCCGTCACCGCACATGGCTCCGGCCGGGCCGTACGGGCAGGCCGCGCACCCCGTACGCCCCGGCCGGAACCGGACAGCACCCCTCCGGGATGAGGTCGCCGTCCGACATGGGACCCGCTCAGGCCCCCGCCGCCTGGCGGAAGCGGGTCGTCCGGTGCACCGGATCCGTGTCGATCTGCGGGATCACGTGCTCACCGATCAGCTTGATCGAGTTGAGCGTGTCCTCGGGCGAGATGCCGATCGGCAGCCCGAACGACAGCTGGTCCGCCCCCGCCTGCTCCCACCGCTTGCACTGCTGGAGCACCTCGCCGGGATCGCCGCAGATCATCAGCTCCTCGGCGATCAGCAGCTCGATGATCTCCGCGCTGTACTCCGGCAGGAGTTCCGGCCACTCCGGAATGCCCTCCGGCCTCGGGAAGGTGTCGTGGTAGCGGAACAGCAGCGACTGCAGGTAGTTCAGCCCGCCGTTGACGGCGATCTCCACCGCCTTGTCGTGCGTCTCGGCGCAGATCGCGGTCGAGGTCACCATGACGTTGTCGTTGACGAAGTCGCCGACCGCCTTGGCCTCCTTCACCGCGTTCTTGTAGGACTCGACGACCCACTCCATGTCCGAGACCTTCTGGACGCTGAACCCCAGTACGCCGAGGCCCTTCCGGCCCGCCATGGCGTACGAGGCGGGCGACCCGGCGGCGTACCACATGGCCGGGTGCGACTTCCCGTACGGCTTGGGCAGGACCTTGCGCGGCGGCAGGGACCAGTGCTTGCCCTGGAAGCCGGTGTACTCGTCCTGGAGCCACATCTTGGGGAACTCGGCGATCGTCTCTTCCCAGATCTCCTTGGTGTGGTTCATGTCGGTGATACCCGGCATGAACCCCAGGATCTCGTGGCTCCCGGCGCCGCGCCCCGAGCCGAACTCGAAGCGGCCCCGCGACAGGTGGTCCATCATGGCCACCTTCTCGGCGACCTTGACGGGGTGGTTGACGGGTGCCAGCGGATTGAAGATGCCCGATCCGAGGTGGATGCGGTCCGTGGCGTGTGCGAGGTACCCGAGGTACACGTCACTGGCGGAGATGTGCGAGTACTCCTCCAGGAAGTGGTGCTCGGAGACCCAGGCGTACTTGAAGTTGGACTTGTCCGCCTGGATGACGTACTCGGTCTCCTCGATGAGCGCCTTGTGCTCGGCCTCGGGATCGGCCTGGGCGCGCTTCTTCGGTACGTATCCCTGTACAAAGAGCCCGAATTCCAAAGGGGTTCACCGTCCCTAGGTCTCTGTCCCACTGTTCTGGGACTCGTCCGGCGCATCCAGCTTGATCTGACACACCGTCAGTTTGCGATGGAGTCGACTGTGGCACCGTGCGCATGGGCCGTCAATAGCTGACGGTCAGTCAGAAAGTGAGTCAGAAGATGCTCACGCCGGCCAGCCAGCCGCCGTCGATGACGAACGGCTGCCCGGTGATGTACGAGGAGTCCTCGCCGGACAGGAAGAGCGCCAGCTTGGCGACCTCGTCCGGCTTGCCCACCCGCCCAAGCGGCACCAGCTTCTTGTACAGCTCGTCGAGGGCCGCCGAGGACTCGGCGGGGTCCGCGGTGGGGTCGAGCTGCGCCGGGTTGCTCATGGGGGTGTCGATGGCCCCCGGGCACATCGCGTTGACCCGGATCCCCTTCGCGGCCAGTTCCATCGCCGCCACCCGGGTCAGCCCGACGATGGCGGCCTTGGTCGCGGCGTACGAACCCACGAAGGCCATGCCGGTCAGCGCCGTGTACGAGGCGGTGTTGACGATGGTCCCGCCGCCCGCCGCCTCGATCTCGGGGGCGATGGTGCGTATCCCGAGGAACGCGCCGACCTGGTTGACCTGCACCACCTGCTGGAACTCGTCCAGCGGCGTCGACACCAGCTCGTTGAAGCGCAGGATGCCCGCGTTGTTGACCAGCCCGTCGACCTTGCCGAAGGCCGCCTTGCCCGCTGCGGCGGCGGCCGTCCAGTCCGCCTCCTGCGTCACGTCGAGGTGGACGTAGACGGCGGCCTCCCCCAACTCCTTGGCCAGCGCCGATCCCTGCTCGTCCAGTACGTCGCCGAGGAGGACCTTCGCCCCCTCGGCGACGAACAGCCGTGCCTCCTGCTCGCCCTGCCCGCGCGCCGCGCCGGTGATGACGACGACCCGCCCGTCGAGCTTGCCCATACCGCTCTCCCTGCCTGGACCTGCCGGTCCTACTCGTTGAGGTGCGGAGCCACGTCGGCGGCGAACGCCGCCATCTGATCGGTCAGTTCGGTGCGGCTCCGGCTGCGGAACCGCACCTGGATCTGGTCGACGCCCATCGCCGCGTACGCGCGCAGCGACTCGGCGAGGGCGTCGGCCTTGCCGGTGAGCGTCCGGCGGCCGGTCGGCCAGCCGGGCTCCCCCACGTACAGCGGCTCGGTGATGGCCCCGATCTCGATCGGTCCGCTCACCCCGGCCGCCTCCCGGAGCGCCTTCACCCGGGCGATCTGTTCGGGCAGCCTGCTGCGCGGATCGCCCTGCGGCAGCCAGCCGTCGCCGCGTTCGGCCGCCCTGCGCACCGCGGCGGGCGAGGACCCGCCGACCCAGAGCGGCACCTGCCGCTGGGCGGGCCTGGGCATTTGCCCGAGCCCTTCGAAGTCGTACCGCTCCCCGTGGTGTTCGGGGTACTCCTCGGGGCCGAGCGCCGCCCGCAGCGCGTCGATGGTCTCGTTGAGCACCGCCCCGCGCCCGGGGAAGTCGGCGCCGACGGCGTCGAACTCCTCGGGCACGTGCCCGGCCCCCACCCCGAGGATCAGCCGGCCCCCGCTGAGGTGGTCGAGGGTCGCGTACTGCTTGGCGGACAGCAGCGGGTGCCGTAGCCCGGCCACGGCGACATGGCTCATCAGCCGGACCCGCTCGGTGACCCCGGCCAGGAAGCCGAGGGTGGCGACCGGGTCGTACCAGACGGTGCCCATCGCGTCCGCGAGCCGCCGCGGGAT from Streptomyces sp. NBC_01267 harbors:
- a CDS encoding LLM class F420-dependent oxidoreductase, which translates into the protein MTRVFPEGRLVYGMQLPVQSQSSIYAEDWEAAATPGDLVEIARTADRSGFAYIASCDHVAIPRRLADAMGTVWYDPVATLGFLAGVTERVRLMSHVAVAGLRHPLLSAKQYATLDHLSGGRLILGVGAGHVPEEFDAVGADFPGRGAVLNETIDALRAALGPEEYPEHHGERYDFEGLGQMPRPAQRQVPLWVGGSSPAAVRRAAERGDGWLPQGDPRSRLPEQIARVKALREAAGVSGPIEIGAITEPLYVGEPGWPTGRRTLTGKADALAESLRAYAAMGVDQIQVRFRSRSRTELTDQMAAFAADVAPHLNE
- a CDS encoding LLM class flavin-dependent oxidoreductase, which gives rise to MEFGLFVQGYVPKKRAQADPEAEHKALIEETEYVIQADKSNFKYAWVSEHHFLEEYSHISASDVYLGYLAHATDRIHLGSGIFNPLAPVNHPVKVAEKVAMMDHLSRGRFEFGSGRGAGSHEILGFMPGITDMNHTKEIWEETIAEFPKMWLQDEYTGFQGKHWSLPPRKVLPKPYGKSHPAMWYAAGSPASYAMAGRKGLGVLGFSVQKVSDMEWVVESYKNAVKEAKAVGDFVNDNVMVTSTAICAETHDKAVEIAVNGGLNYLQSLLFRYHDTFPRPEGIPEWPELLPEYSAEIIELLIAEELMICGDPGEVLQQCKRWEQAGADQLSFGLPIGISPEDTLNSIKLIGEHVIPQIDTDPVHRTTRFRQAAGA
- a CDS encoding SDR family NAD(P)-dependent oxidoreductase, giving the protein MGKLDGRVVVITGAARGQGEQEARLFVAEGAKVLLGDVLDEQGSALAKELGEAAVYVHLDVTQEADWTAAAAAGKAAFGKVDGLVNNAGILRFNELVSTPLDEFQQVVQVNQVGAFLGIRTIAPEIEAAGGGTIVNTASYTALTGMAFVGSYAATKAAIVGLTRVAAMELAAKGIRVNAMCPGAIDTPMSNPAQLDPTADPAESSAALDELYKKLVPLGRVGKPDEVAKLALFLSGEDSSYITGQPFVIDGGWLAGVSIF
- a CDS encoding N-acyl-D-amino-acid deacylase family protein, yielding MLDHLIRNATVVDGTGAPSYVADLGIRDGRIAVIAEPGTVPEPATTTEDATGLVLAPGFVDPHTHYDAQLFWDPYATPSMNHGVTTVAGGNCGFTLAPLNPDRPDDADYTRRMMSKVEGMSLVALEEGAPWNWSTFAEYLDALDGRTAVNAGFMVGHCALRRHVMGPDAIGGQPTGEQLAEMLRIFHEAMDAGAWGFSTTQSSTHSDGDGKPVASRHAGPAELLALSKAVGEHEGTQIEAIVSGCLDQFSDAEIDLFVEMSAAAGRPLNWNVLTIDAAEPDRVPRQLGASERARAAGGRIVALTMPILTPMNMSLGTFCALNLIPGWGDILSLPVPERIAKLRDPDVRAEMLRRADSKEAGVFRRLANFGRYVIGDTYSDANEGLSGRVVNDIAAERGQEPFHCLVEICANDQLRTVLWPMPTDNDPDSWALRQRTWEHEDVMLGGSDAGAHLDRMCGAPYTTRFLGDCLRGRKLVGLEAAVKMLTDDPAQLFGLRERGRIEEGFHADLVLFDPERIAAGPATLVHDLPGDSPRLDSRAIGIVSVRVNGVETIRDDEITGAVPGTVLRSGRDTRTVATK
- a CDS encoding aldehyde dehydrogenase family protein; its protein translation is MSAEQGLFIDGEWVAPDRGHYDVINPATEESVGPAPEASREQVYAAAAAARAAFAGWSRTKPEERAAILDRAAGIMQREFLPYAELAQAESGATTGTARGMQVGVGVSRFRRYAKGALEPVETGLPPQINEAGPMGKAGVFGALAVRQPVGVVTCITSYNNPWANPAGKIAPALAMGNTVVVKPAPQDPLSVYRMAEALAEAGVPRGVVNVVSGTRTEVGEAAVDSPDVDMVSFTGSTGVGRSIAEVCGRGMKRQLMELGGKGAAVVFDDADLDSAVAGIGTTFAFYSGQICTAPTRVLAQRGIYDQLVTQLAAYMGYLKVGDPTVRGTVVGPVISAAHRDRIESYVELGRKEGATVVAGGERPAFDKGFYVTPTLLADCTNDMRVVREEIFGPVVVVVPFDDEEEGIALANDSEYGLLDYVWSGDVAKAFRVARQLRAGGVGVNTIGRNMEAPFGGFKQSGVGRDVGSYALHAYSETQSIVWPG